The DNA region ACAGCATGTACTTTTCCCAAACTTGGACTACCATTAACGATACCTGCAACGGTCGTACCTGTTCCCATAGCCAAAAAAATATCTGTATAACTTTCGTTTTGAGGTAAAAATTGCCAAATATCTTGCGCTCCTTTAGCGCCAATCGAACCAAATCCCCCCTCTGGAACCCAATAATATTCTGGAAAAGCGTCGACAATTTCTTCTTTATTTTGGTAATTTTCTCTAGAGACAAACTGAAACTGCATACCATCTTTCTCCGCTTGCAATAGTGTAGGACTGTATTTTTTCGGTTTTTCTCCTCGGATACATCCCACAGTTGTGATACCCAACTCCTTACCCGCACGCGCAGTTGCAGCAATATGGTTACTATATGCTCCTCCAAAAGTTGCGAATACATTCTTATTAGATAAAAAATATTCGGATAAAAAATATTTCAATTTGAACCATTTATTTCCACTAATCAACGGATCCAATTTATCTAAGCGCAACACATCTATTTCATATCCATCTATTACAATAGATTGTATATCAACCTTTCCCCATTGTAAATATTTCAATAATTCATCCATTCCAAAAATTTTATTGGTGACCTAAGCATTATAATTTAGTTTCGCAGCGTTTAAAACGGAGTTAATTTATGCAACAACCCACATTGGTTATATTGGCAGCCGGTATGGCGAGCCGATACGGAAGTCTGAAACAAATACAAACTTTCGGGCCTTCTGGTGAAACAATTATGGATTATGCGATATATGATGCGATTCAAGCTGGATTTAAAAAAGTCATATTTATAATTCGTCACTCGTTTGAAAAAGAATTTAAAGAAGTTTTCGCCGACAAATTAAAGGATAAAATTGAAATAGGTTTTGTTTTTCAAGAAATGGATGCTTTTTTGGAAGGTCGTGTCCTGCCAGCAGATAGGGTAAAACCCTTTGGAACTGGGCATGCCATTCTTTGTTGCCGTGGTCAGATTGATGGTCCATTTGCTGTAATAAATGCAGATGATTTTTACGGTAGAGATTCCTTTATCAAAGGTTATAATTTTTTGACGAATAAAGTATCTGAAACGCAATATGCTTCTATCGCATACAATTTAGTGAATACTTTGAGTGAAAATGGCTATGTTAGCAGAGGCGAAATAGAAACAGATGATGCCAATCACATCAAAAGTATCACGGAAAGAGTCAAAATATACAAACAAGAGGATGGTCAGATTGTATATGAATTGAACGGCGCCGTCATTCCACTATCTGAAGATACGAAAGTGAGTATGAACTTTTTTTGCTTTGATGCCAATTTTATTGAGCTTTGTTACCAACAATTTCAATCCTTTTTGGATAATCGTTTGCAAGATATTTCAGCAGAATTTTTTATGCCGCAGGTTGCGGATTATTACATCAAATCTAAAATGGGTAATATTGAAGTCATCCCAACAACTTCCAAATGGTTTGGCGTAACATATAAAGAAGATGCTCCGATCGTAAAAGCGAATATAGACACCCTAATTGCCAATGGTACTTATCCAGACAATCTTTGGAAATAAGTATTTATTCAAATAATTAAAAATCCCTTTCGTCTTTGACGAAAGGGATTTTTCTTTTAGTTCAAGTGTCAACATCTTCCTAATATTTGCGATAATATTTGTTTATGTTCTGTAATTTTTAGTAATTTATGCTATGGAAAAAAGAAGTTCAAACGTTTTAAACGTGCTAATAATATTTGTAGTTGCCATTGCAGCCGGGGTGCTGTATAAAAGGTATCAAAATAAAAAAATTACAGATGCCATGGTAACTCCCCCCATCCAAAACAGTTATAATATCCAGTCCGACACAACCATACAAAACGAAAAAAATCAGGAATTTAATCACAATTTGGATATTGGAGGTCAAAATGTCAATTTATCTGTGGATACAACAAAATAATTAAAATATCCACCATTCAGATCTTACACCGAAATAAATACCCCAAGATTTTACCCCACTTTGCTGTAAATAAGCAGAATACAAATTGTTGGATGCAAACTTGTTATATTTTGCGAAAGAACATATTAGACGAATGTGTGGTCTCGCCCAAGGACTGCGTTCTGCAGTAGGAACAATAGTTGGAGCCAATATAAATTTCCACATTGTTGCATCTGGATTTTGTCCATCTTTGCGTATTGCATAATGTATTTCTCCTAGTAAATGAAACCAATCAGTTACATAAAAAATATTTCTCGTACCGATAACAAAGTCCATCTTTCTATTAAAAATACTCCTACCATACAAATCGGTAGATTTATTTAATGAATCTCCGCCACCCTTACTTTTTGTAAAAACGATATAAGGATTCGTCGTAAAATGCCTATTAAAATTAAACAACGCATGCTCTACAATTGCTAATGAATAAGCTCCATTATAAGTTTTAGTTACAAAATCTGGCGCACCGTAGGTATTATACGTCTGCGTATTACCATTGTCACCGCCATTGGCAATACCTGTACCATATCTCACTGCAAATTGATTGAAAGAACCAGGC from Rhizosphaericola mali includes:
- a CDS encoding 1-aminocyclopropane-1-carboxylate deaminase/D-cysteine desulfhydrase, with the translated sequence MDELLKYLQWGKVDIQSIVIDGYEIDVLRLDKLDPLISGNKWFKLKYFLSEYFLSNKNVFATFGGAYSNHIAATARAGKELGITTVGCIRGEKPKKYSPTLLQAEKDGMQFQFVSRENYQNKEEIVDAFPEYYWVPEGGFGSIGAKGAQDIWQFLPQNESYTDIFLAMGTGTTVAGIVNGSPSLGKVHAVNVLKNNYSINDELASMLHQNKSQNLVIENEFHFGGYAKKTPELLAFINKIYEDFQLPLDFVYTGKAFYALFTYCLKKQFSNGSKILFIHTGGLQGNNSLSKDVLKF
- a CDS encoding nucleotidyltransferase family protein is translated as MQQPTLVILAAGMASRYGSLKQIQTFGPSGETIMDYAIYDAIQAGFKKVIFIIRHSFEKEFKEVFADKLKDKIEIGFVFQEMDAFLEGRVLPADRVKPFGTGHAILCCRGQIDGPFAVINADDFYGRDSFIKGYNFLTNKVSETQYASIAYNLVNTLSENGYVSRGEIETDDANHIKSITERVKIYKQEDGQIVYELNGAVIPLSEDTKVSMNFFCFDANFIELCYQQFQSFLDNRLQDISAEFFMPQVADYYIKSKMGNIEVIPTTSKWFGVTYKEDAPIVKANIDTLIANGTYPDNLWK